The sequence GGATGCCTGCTCTGCGAGATGAGATGTCCCGATTTTGCCATCGTGGTGTACAAAGATGAAGAAACTCGCCAGGAAACAGGTTCTCCTGCAGGGAAATGAGGCCTGCGCTGAAGGCGCCCTGATGGCCGGCTGCCGCTTCTATGCCGGATACCCCATCACGCCGGCAACGGAGATTATGGAGATTATGGCCCGGAAGCTGCCCGAGGCCGGCGGCGTCTTCATTCAGATGGAAGACGAGATTGCCAGCCTGGGTGCAGCTATCGGTGCTTCGCTGGCCGGCAGTAAAAGTATGACGGCCACGAGCGGGCCTGGTTTCTCACTGATGCAGGAGCACATCGGCTTTGCCTGCATGGCTGAAGTCCCCTGCGTTATCGTCGATGTAATGCGGGGCGGTCCGAGCAGCGGCCTGCCCACGCAGCCATCCCAGAGCGATGTCATGCAGGCCCGCTGGGGCACCCACGGCGACCACCCCATCATCGCCCTTGCCCCTTCCTCCGTCTACGATTTTTTCGAGCTGACCGTGCAGGCTTTCAATCTTTCGGAACGATACCGCACCCCCGTCATCCTGCTCGTCGACGAGGTGGTGGCACACATGAGGGAAGGGGTTGTTTTGCCCACCAGGGATAATTTGGAAATCGAAGAGAGACCCCGCCCCACCGTGCCACCGGAATGGTATATTCCCTACGCCGACCCGGGCACCGGCGTGCCGACGATGCCGGCGTTTGGCGATGGTTACCGCTATCACGTTACCGGACTGTACCATGATGTGAGGGGCT is a genomic window of Chloroflexota bacterium containing:
- a CDS encoding 2-oxoacid:acceptor oxidoreductase subunit alpha, which gives rise to MKKLARKQVLLQGNEACAEGALMAGCRFYAGYPITPATEIMEIMARKLPEAGGVFIQMEDEIASLGAAIGASLAGSKSMTATSGPGFSLMQEHIGFACMAEVPCVIVDVMRGGPSSGLPTQPSQSDVMQARWGTHGDHPIIALAPSSVYDFFELTVQAFNLSERYRTPVILLVDEVVAHMREGVVLPTRDNLEIEERPRPTVPPEWYIPYADPGTGVPTMPAFGDGYRYHVTGLYHDVRGYPTVRTDEVEPLIHRLFTKISKDFDRLQWFDAYETDDARVTIIAYGCVARAALRAVQQAREKGLKVGLVNLKILWPFMRRTIVEVLENSAKVLVPELNIGQISREVKRVNQSRCEVATLNKVDGTPIKPAEILQTLEEIYP